From the genome of Methanofollis sp. UBA420:
GCGAGCACCAATGTGATCAAGCAGGTCTTCGAGAAGGCGGGCTATGAGGTCACTATCACCGCTGTCGACGCCGCACCCCTCTACCAGGCCGTCGCCAGCGGCGACGTGGACTGCACGGTCTCGGCCTGGCTTCCCAGAACACAGAAGTCCTACATGGACGAGTTCGGGGACCAACTCGACCTGGTCGGCAAGAACCTCGAAGGCGCGAAGATCGGTCTCGTTGTCCCGGCCTATGTGACCATCGACTCCATTGAAGAGATGAACAGTGTAAAGGACAGGTTCGAAGGGAAGATCGTGGGCATCGACGCGGGTGCCGGGGTCATGAAGACGACCGAGGACGCAGTCGAGGCATATGGCCTTGACTATGACATTGTCTACAGTTCGAGCGCCGGCATGGCCTCGGCCCTGAAAAAGGCCGTTGACAGGGAAGAATGGGTCGTGGTCACCGGGTGGACTCCGCACTGGAAGTTCGCCCGCTGGGACCTGAAGTATCTTGAAGACCCGAAGGGAATCTATGGTGACGAGGAGTACATCGGCACTCTTGCAC
Proteins encoded in this window:
- a CDS encoding glycine betaine ABC transporter substrate-binding protein produces the protein MIKNSKTIACILVGLVAAALVLTAGCTGDAGTQPSEQKSISIGYVLWDSEIASTNVIKQVFEKAGYEVTITAVDAAPLYQAVASGDVDCTVSAWLPRTQKSYMDEFGDQLDLVGKNLEGAKIGLVVPAYVTIDSIEEMNSVKDRFEGKIVGIDAGAGVMKTTEDAVEAYGLDYDIVYSSSAGMASALKKAVDREEWVVVTGWTPHWKFARWDLKYLEDPKGIYGDEEYIGTLARTGLAADDPEAYAILKRFSWTPEDMGSVMLDIEDGMSHEDAAQKWIDAHPDQVNAWLGKA